The sequence gAAAACAGCATAAAACAAGAAGCCGAAACCGCTAAAGATTTTGACTGGGCATCGTCAGCATCATCGGAAGAATACAACTGGTTAAGGTCATGGACTTGTTTGAGAAAACAAAGGCAAGGAGATGGCGACGAATTATCTGAAGCTTCCAGTTCAGAAAGtgaagaaagtgaagaaaaatccCAATTGGGTCATCAGCAGAATCACGTGAATACAACAGAACAAAAAACAGGTGAGTTAGTAACGGTTGATGGAGAAAGGGAACTCGAATTAGAGACTTTGCTTAAGGCATCTGCTTACATTTTGGGTGCTAGTGGTTCAAGTATAATGTACAAGGCGGTGTTAGAAGATGGTACAACACTGGCAGTGCGACGAATTGGAGAAAGTGGCATGGAAAGGTTTAAAGATTTTGAGAATCAGGTGAAGATAATTGCTAAATTGGTGCACCCAAATTTGGTTAAAATTCGTGGCTTCTATTGGGGTGCTGAAGAGAAATTGGTCATTTACGATTTTGTTCCTAATGGTAGCCTTGCCAATGCACGTTACAGTAAGTCCTCTTTTCCCATCTAATAGTCTCCGTATATGTTGTTTGTTGTTATTAACTTATTATACGTACTGTTAAGAGTTAATAGTGTTCACAATTTTGCTCCTATCGTGTTTGTTTTACTGTTGAGAATAAATTGACTTGTCGTTGCGTCTTAGGAGGGGAAAAATTTGTGTGCACATTGTACAAGTGTTAGGAAAGTAGAACtttcaaaattgaaattgaaaaaccaaaattCAGCAGCACactacaaaaattgaaaaacagcCGTAATTATATAACTAGTACTATACTTACCTAATCATCTTTGATTCTTAGTTGTAGTCCTTTAACATTTCGCAATATTAAAGTTTGGAGTTGGTTTGTCTTTTTAGACATTTGGTAAGtaaaatattcaaaagaaaaacaGAATGAGTCATTCAAATTGTTAAAGAATTCGTAAAATTGAGGGCAACTTAGAAAAACATTATGAATTGATGCTAAAATGCGCGGGAGTAAATGAGGCAGTGGACCTTGATGTGGAGTAGTTGAAACTTTAGCCTTTGTTTTTAATGTAGAAATAGCGGTTGTTTGCTCACTGCAAGTCAACCGTGTCTGTTTCTAAATGGGCGTCCCACAATTTCATAAATACCGCCAAACGCCCCCTCTACTACTGTCACTTACATGGACAATGACAATCCTTTTTATTACTCTGTAGGCCATGCGTATCATTTTTTGTTGTGTCAAAATTAGGCATTTTCCTTTTGTCCACCACCAATAATGTGAGTATGTTATTTACTTTACCTAGTGTAAATTATGTGCGTTCGTGTGGTTTCAGGAAAAGCTGGTTCTTCGCCATGCCACGTACCGTGGGTAATCCGGCTAAAGATTGCTAAGGGCGTGGCTCGTGGGCTCGCTTACATTCATGAAAAGAAACATGTCCACGGCAATTTGAAGCCGAGTAACATTTTACTGGGGGCAGATATGGAGCCAAAGATTGGTGATTTTGGAATTGAAAGACTTGTAACAGGAGATAGCAGTCATAAGACGTATGGATCAGCTCGTAATTTTGGTAGCAAAAGGTCCACAGCTTCCCGTGAGAGCTTCCAGGACTTTACATCTGGGCCTACTCCAAGCCCAAGTCCAAGTGCATTGGGCATATCTCCTTACCATGCACCCGAGTCGCTTCGTAGCCTCAAGCCCAACCCGAAGTGGGATGTTTTCTCATTTGGGGTGGTGTTGCTGGAGTTGCTAACTGGGAAGGTGATTGTTACGGATGAGATGGGACCTGCTGCGGTCATCGGGGCTGCCACGTCAGGAGGGGAAGAGAAGAGTAAAGTGTTGCGTCTGGCTGATGTGGCGATACGTGCTGACGTGGAAGGGAAAGAGGATGCCTTGTTGGCACTGATGAAGGTAGGGTATAGTTGTATATCACCAACCCCTCAGAAGAGACCAGGCATGAGAGATGTGGTTCAAGCACTGGAAAAATTTCCAACTAATTTAACCACCTCACCATATTATTATGGTCCGTAGCAATGATTAAATGAGGGACACAATTGTAGAGACCTTGTATGTAATGAGACTGACAacttcttgtttttttcttttttttccatttattttggtTTGTCCTTCTAATATAGTATTAGCCATTGGTTTTCTTTTTAATAGTGATTATCCTCATAGGTTTTGTGCTGTATTTTTCTTAAGGTATGGTGACTTTGAATTATCAATATCTGACAACTTATTCTGTGTTTGCGTAGCTCTTTCTtgtctttcatttttttaatcttagtATTTGACATGATTCCGCTGTTGATATTTAAAGCACAAATACAAGACACTAAACATTACACGCACTAACATCAGCAAATTAATTTCTgatatattctatatttccttTCGTTGGACAAAGATATTATGTCTTGAAGCTGATTGATTTTGTTTGGACTTTAGAGAATTGGAACACTTATTCATGGATGGTGATTGACTGCATGTGGAATAAGGGGAAACAAAAacgaaaattattttttcctcaaattgaTCAACCAAATCAATGCAAAAACGAGAACAAAAAATCAAATGTGGAAGCAAAACTTTACTCTTGCTAGGCGTAAAAGAGACGAATAATATTTTGGCTTTTAGAGACTGATGGAGAATTTGAACTTAATGGGTTAGAAACTATAAGACAGCAACCTGAAGTGCTAATAACTGAATTAAAATTTAATCTTTGTATTTACTTGGTTAAAATCCTCACACACATATAAGGTTTAACTTATCCATCACGTTAAATTTTgtaagaagataaaaaagatcTTACATGAAATCTTTCTCCGGAGCGTTGAAAGGAAACGAGTTCTTGGGTCATCACATTTGGGCCCACGTAAATTGGCCCATTGGGCTACGCTCCGAATCCACTAATCATCCACCCGTTTCAGTTGAAAACCTATAGCTGGGCAAGACATCCCGCTCAAACCCTCATTtcaaattctctctctctctccgcCCCCCCTCTCTCTCTAAACTCTAAAGAGCCTTCTAGAGATCTTCTCCGACGAGGAAAAATGGCGGcacacataggaatgatggatggTGCATACTTCGTTGGCAGATCGGAAATCCTGTCCTGGATCAACTCTACACTTCATCTCAGCCTCTCCAAAGTCGAAGAGGTATTCGATCTCTCTCTTTTGTCCTGACATCAGTTGAAATTCTAATTCGTTATTTCTCTTTTAAATTGATGCACTTTTGATGCAAGCACAGGCGTGTTCCGGTGCGGTTCATTGCCAGCTGATGGATGCCGCTCACCCTGGGCTAGTACCTATGCACAAGGTCAATTTCGATGCTAAGAATGAGTATGAGATGATCCAGAACTATAAGGTTCTTCAGGATGTATTCACCAAACTCAAAATCACTAAGGTTAATCAATTTTGTGAAGTTCTGTTTTTGTTCGATTCAGTTTTAACCTTGTTAATCTCTTTTGAgaaatgattttgtatgatttctGAGTGACCAGGAGTTTACATTATTGGATGTGCTAGTTTTTTCATAGTGAATTGATGTTTGATTCTGTGTTTGTCGTATTAGCACATTGAGGTCAGCAAACTGGTGAAAGGAAGACCTCTTGATAACCTGGAATTCATGCAATGGATGAAGAGATACTGTGATTCTGTTAATAGAGGCAATATTCACAAGTAAACTTTTCAACTTACGTTTCTCTGTTGCAATTCGTCGATTTAATTCTTTTCAACATCCTTATTTATCGTCTGTGTATGGTTGTGCTGAGACATGGATTTCCTGTTAATAGGAAAGGTGAAAACTGGAAATTAGGGCACAGGAATTGTGCACAAAAGCAGAATAACAAATAAAATGTCCAGCAAAGAGAGTTGAATATAGTACCTAGGAGTGTTGAGTCGGTAAATTGGGGAAAATTTGTAGAGTAAAATCGGGCTGAGTCTATGAAAAGGTTATGAACCGAACTGGCGCATTTGCTTGGGTCAAAATGAATTGTGTTTCACATCCTATCCCAGCCTGCAGAACTCATATTTAACTTGTTTTTCTTGATTTGTTCTGTTTATAAAGTTTTCCTAGTTTGTAGCTACGCGATCTGTGTTGTTAAATAACTGCACTGAAGCTATCTGTGTTGCTCAGTCTCTTAAAAAGGAGGGCGGGTTGTTTGTCGAATCCTTCAAATGCTATACTTTTTTGATGATCCGCCATGGGTTTGACAACATTTTGGAGGATTTGATCAACATAGGATGCCTTCACATGCATCAGCATTTAGGGTTATGTTTTCACTcttgttttcattttcttctcatttatttttaataaagctTTCTGACGTATTGATTTGTCTTTTTGTAACGTAGTCTGAATGATgtagccttggaaacaacctctgacagaaatgcaaggtaaggttgcgtacgatacacccttgtggtggggcctttCCCCGGACactgcgcatagcggtagctttggtgcaccggactgccctttaGTCTAAACTGACCCAATATTTTGGATTGGTGGATTTAAGCTACATCAATCGTAACTCTTGAGTGATTAGATCGCTCTTTCACCAACCACGTCCATCATCATTGTTTGTAGACAATCTTTACTTGCTTTGACAAGAAGCCAAAGAGTCAGAGTTCTCAAGTAACTTTTGCTTTTGCTCTATTCTACTCATCACAATTTTCTGCTCATTTCtctttgttgttattgtttcaAGGATTTTAGCTTGACAATATATAGGAATAGCAAACTCCACCAATGCTTGCAAAGCATGGCGAGTCCCAAGTCCAAATAGAAGAAGAAGGTTGTGGTATGTTAAAAACCACGACAAAAATAGTTGATTTATAATGAATCTCTGTGATAATGAGTGCGTCTGGTTGTGCTCTGTTCAGCTTGTGTTACACCACCACTCGAGTATAGTGTGTTAAATGGGTGAGGGTTTGGAATGAAATGTATTTAAATAAGGCAGAACAGATATGGAGGAATTATAGAACCCAGCCCTAACTAGTTTTAGGTTTGAAAAATAGTTCATAGTTGGTTGATTTATTCTATTAATTGCAAGGTAGCCTTGTGCTGCTACTTGTGTAAAATTACTGTAAGACCTTTTATATTTATGGTTCTGCCTGCAATGTATTATTGAGTATTAGCTCAAACTTCGGAAATTGTTTTTCTGCAAGTTAACCTGCATTAAGGATGCCTTGTTTTACTGGCTTGAAGTTGTAATGAAGCATGTGCTTTAGTGCGAGGGTTATACCTTCGTTTTCAACTAGGAGTATTAAATTGACATGCAAACTTGCCTAATGGAGAgctgttgtttcttttttttaatatcaaTATTAGTTATAATGCTCTTGAAAGAAGGGAAGGCTCCAAGGGTGCCAAAGAAGTGAATAAAAGATCTGCTCCATCACAAAATGCGACCAAAAATGCCTCAACTGCTTCAAAGCATGTCCCCCATAACACTAGAAGAAATGATGTGCCTCATGTAAGCAGCACAAGTCTATCTGGTAAGATCTCCAGGCCTTCTTCAAGTGGAGGAACGTCAACCTATTCTGAAACAGAACGTACTGCACATGAACAGCAGGTAGTACTAAATGATCAGAAATGGTTTTGTTTGTTTGAACTGCTGAAGGCTTATTACTATTTTCAATTCAGATTACGGAGTTGAAGTTATCAGTGGATAGCCTTGAAAAGGAAAGGGACTTCTACTTTTCAAAGTTGAGGGACATTGAAATGCTGTGCCAATGTCCAGAGATTGAAAACCTACCTGTACTACTCTTTCTATTCTCTTATCAGAATAGttgatacaatttttttttagcaGCAGCACAAGCATATTCAATTTTGTTTCAACTTATATCTTATAGGTGGTTGAGGCAGTGAAGAGGATTCTGTATGCTATGGATGATGATGCATCACTTGTAGATACTGAAGCCATGATATCTGAGCAACACCAGCAAGTAGAGACATTGAGTTGCACATCTGAAGAGGCAGAAGAAAGGCTAAGGGTAGACActcaaaagagaaaaaacattGTCAATATTGACGTTGACCTTGCTGCCAGCAACACATTGTCTCCAAGACAAAGGATTTCTGATGCTTCTGATGTCCATTGCAGTGGATCACTTGTGACATATTGATCAACTTTGTCTCCTGGATAAATGGCTAGTTCTTATATGGGTTGTTGAATATTTCCAGCTACCATCTTTATTACTCTAGTTATATGTTGTCAGCGCATACTTCATTTTGAAGCAAACTGTTTGAGGAATCCTGTCAGTATAGAAGTAGTGAATACAAGAGCCTATATGGTTTGTCTGATTGTCTTTATGTACAACATTGCCTGATGTTATTGGATCATTTTGCTTATGATGGATTCTAAAGTTGGTTAGCATTAGTAGtggtttttattttggaaaatatcttgagaTCAAGCATAAGGTAAATTGACAGTCTTCACACAACTTAGTATGGACAGTAAAATCCTGGTATTCTATTGCTTTGATTTTTTCGCCTAtcgattttctttttttatcctgTGGCTTTAGCTTAGTTTTATTACTAGCATGACCAGGGAGTGTATGAGGAATTAAATACATAGGTCATTACTGCAAACTGTTCAAAGTTTAAGTTGCTGCACAATTGATTGAATATCATAGAGCGATTATTGGTTCATGCTGTCAACTTTCTTCTCAAACATTTACTCCCTCGTCTCATTTTAtccatcccaaattgggatgacacagctattaagaaaataatgattgataaTATAACTTACCATTTTGCctctcttaattgtgtcttgttgttagtttcaatattgatggatgactaatatcaaaacatcatttatatttttaatggtacttctctttgcaacatttttcaagaatgctaataataaggagtaatcaattacactaacggtataatgagaaaaaaaattatcttatcttgataagtaaagtaggacaagtaaaatgggacatcaatTGAGAAAATTTGAAACGGATAAAATGGGACGGTGGGAGTAACTTTACTTAATTGGCCGAGGAAAAGTAATCAGACCTGCACGTAAGGTGTATTGAAGAGATCTAATTCTGTATGCAACTCTGTATAACATACAAAACATGTCATTGTATAATAGTGGGGAAAACTTATCTAGTCCACGTGTCATAATAAAGGGGTACAGATTTGGGCCCTCCATTTGTTTCTCAGCCAGGCCTGCAAACATTCATTTGGGCTTGGACCCATTACCCGTCCTTATCCTCTTTCCCCTTTTTTGCTCTCTTTTCTGTTTCACTTTGGATTGTCCTTGTTGTTGAAGTGCTCGGCTGTCGTCCTCCGCTCTCTGTCATGGCTTCCTCTGTAAGCTCTTAGTTCCCTtccttttctattcttcttttccAGAAATTCTATATACTTGTTTATCTGTATAAAAGCTcccatttttactttttttttggctTGCCCCGCCTAACCTGTCCTACGTACATCCCTATGACCCTATCTTGCGGATCGTATACTAGAGGAAGTAAGTATTAAAGATTTGGAAACTGGATACTAGTAATTGAATAAGCTTATGCTTGTTACTAATTGGAGACAAGTTTACACTTTACAGGACAAAAGAGTTGTGAATGCTTGGAAATTTGAAGTTCTGTTATTGAATtggatttaaattaaattgatgttCCATCATTTTCTTGCTGCATTTATCAAGTGAACATGCCTAGTTATCTACCCATATTGCTTGAACTGCACTTGCAATCTCCCTTCCCACCTCTTTTGTGCATCTACCAGCCACCCAGGATTATCTTGCAATCTCCCTTCCCACCTCTTTTGTGCATCTACCAGCCACCCAGCATTATCTTAGAATATGTATTCTTCCTCTTGACATTGGGCTTCtggcaatatatatatatatatgccagaATTTATGACCTCTGTTATTTTGTCCTTTGAGGTAGAGTTGAACTTTGTTTAGACAGCTCATATTTGATTCGACTCGTTCATATTTAGCCCTATCcgtttttatgtgatttgacatGTTTATTTTGCCAGCACTATTAGCATTTCTTTTGGACCCCTTTGCTGGAAATCCTGGCTCTACTACTGATTACAACAATATCCAACATAACGTATTACAAACACATAACTAATTACATGATGAACTagaattaatcttttaattttataaagaATAATGTTACTATGTCAATTTAGCCAAAACAAGTGGGAGAGCAGAGGGCAAGGAGTTTTGACTTTGAAGCCAAGAGGATGTGCTGGGCGAAGGCCGAAACTGTACCCAGTCGACATCCTGAACGCTGGCGGAAAGATTCCGCTGGAAACATTGTCTGCAAACGCCTCTTCAATTGTCAAGGATGTCTTTGCTTTGAGTATGACCACATTATTCCCTTCTCCAAAGGGGGTGAGTCCATAGCAGAGAATTGCCAGATCCTTCAGACAAGGGTAAACAGGCTCAAATCCAACAAGGATGAGATTGATATTAGTCGATTAAAAAGCTACTCCTGTGATATCAAGTTCACTGATAAGGAGCTAGATCTAATTGAAATGGCTGTTTATGGGGATGTTATCCGACCTGGAAAGCAATGTCGTTGTAGAACTGTTGCTGAAGTTCTAGGACAATATAAGTCAAAGGACGGGGCTGCTCCCTGCAAGTTACCATATGCTGATGAATCCTTGTAGCAGGATGTTAAGGGAGCCATACATTTCTCAGTTCTATTTATTGCGCAAGCTATTAAATATTGTTGTAGTTCAATGGCTTCAATTGAAGTTAAACTTTTTATGTAGCTCAACAGCTGTTTGAATGAATTCTCCTTTGTGAACTTCAAGTGTCCTTGGTGAGTCTCAGTGAAATTTCTCAAGATGGAAGGCTAATAATGCCAAAGCTATTTGCTACAATTAAAAAATTGTGAATATATGTGACTTCTCTTAATTTTATTGAGACACCTTTAAAACTAACCAAAATACGAACGTGATATACCCAACATGCTTTTTTGTTTGTGCCTTAGCCCACgtgatgaaaaaaagaaaaaagaaaagaaattactATATATGGATGGATTACTAAGAtagaaatggagagaaaaagtCTTCCCCAACTGAAACCAAGTGTGCGAATACAATCTCTGGGTAACCACCAGTTCTCACTTACACGACCTTAAAGTTAGGACCAATCACTTATTTAAAAGTCCTTTCCCTTTCATATATCCAGATTTACAAGTTAGTTACTATTGTTATTCCTGAGCAAGAATTCTGGAAGAGCTTCAATATGAATTCATCCGCCAATAAGGTATGATTTGAAGATTCAAATTACTCTTTCTTGTATTGTCAGTCAGAAAATGGAAATTCTagatcatatttttctttcacaGTTCTTATTTGAAAGATATTGATTCACAGGGTACACAAGATTTGAACGCGCAAAAACAAATGGAAACGAGGGTGGAGACTCTGGATTACCAGTCGTCAGTGGGACAAGGACAAGAACAAAGGCCTGTGGAAATCATTCACCAGCAGCAGACACAAGTTAGCACCCCTCAATCAAACACTAGCGGAGGTGTATTAGCTAATGCTGCTGCATCTGTTGCGTCGACCCTTGAGTCTGCTAAGAGAGCTATTTCACGGaaataaatccataataatatGTTGTGTAATTTTGTTGCAATTTTTTACTACATGTTTGTTTCTACCGTGAATCCTCCAAGGGAAACATAACAGGTTTGATGTGTCCATAGTTTGTATCAAGAAACTTGAGGATTTGTTGTCTATTAATATTTGTTTAGCACTCTGTCTGTtgtagtaaatatatatatatatatacatatggatcTGTTTAATGTATTTCCTTTCCCATTTTCATAAATCAGAATCAAACATACGACGACAGTTCTTAATTACAAGATTGATGATTGTTGGTTGCTAGATGATGCGCCTatattatcattcttttttaaaatcttacaacaataacaacaagcccagtgtattcccacataatggggtctggggagggtaaaatgtacgtagtccataccactacctccggagaagttgaaagattgtttccgatagaccccggctcgAAAATCTTTGTACAAAAGGTAAAAAAGTTGATGCATTGCTTTGCCACACAATAGGTGGACAATTAAAGGTGTACGATTCTTTACGTCTGGTTGCAAGCTTAAAAACAAAAGGGAACCTGCTTTTAGGACAAGAATCGCCAGTGGGTTGAAATTATGGTTAAAAGACAGATGCTTTCTTAGCCAAAAAGTTGAAATAAGTTTGACTTTCTTCACTTTATTATCCTCAAACCTTATCAAGAATCATATACCCTTAGTTTCCCCGTTAAGATTCGAAGAAATGTGATTAACTATTTGTATTTAAAAACTTAAAGGCTATTGGCAAATACCGCAAAACTAAGTGAATTCTCAGAAGAAGTTAGTTATTGTGTGTTGCGCCACTTGTATCCATCGATCAATATAATGGGTTTGTCAATATCCAAGTTTGTAAAAATGCTATTTGCAAAGAAAGATATGAGAATTTTGATGGTAGGACTCGATGCCGCTGGCAAGACAACTATCTTGTACAAGTTGAAACTTGGGGAAATTGTTAATACCATTCCTACCATTGGTATGTGCTATCTCATCTTTATGATACATTTAATTACTACGCAAAAGAGAAAACTTGACATTTGCTCAAtcttgaacaatttttttttttaaaaaaaaaaaaatcttcattaaTGCCAGGATTTAACGTGGAGACAGTGGAATACAAGAATTCGAGCTTTACAGTATGGGATGTGGGTGGACAAGATAAGGTATTTAATAGGAGTACATTAACATTCAAAAATCACAATCAAAGTTAATTAATGAAGATTGTGACTAATTTGTATTTAATAATTGTACAGATCCGGCCTCTATGGAGGCATTATTTTCAGAACACACAGGGTCTAATATTTGTGGTAGATAGTAATGATAGAGATCGAATTTCAGAAGCTAGAGATGAGCTCCATCGCATGATTAACGAGGTAAAAATACTATAGTAGTAAACTGATACTATGTAAAATCATTAGTTATCAAGTAGAGTGGaatgaattaaatgatgaatGATTCAACAAGTCTCTTCaataatcatttaaaaaaaaataattaatgtatcAATGGAGTACATGACATGATTTGTGCAGGAAGAACTACGAGGTGCCACAATTCTTGTATTTGCTAATAAACAAGACCTTCCAAATGCTATGAATGTTGCAGAAATCACTGATAAACTTGGTCTGCATTCACTCCGTCAAAGACGCTGGTAAACCACAGCTTTAATATTACATTATActgaaagttcaaaagaatttcTGCTCAGTCAAATTATCTCAATTAGTATTATTGTAagagttattacaagtgaaaTTACGCTAATAGGTAGTACAATTTTTCTAGGGGTTTTAATATTTTTAGCCGGCCGATTAAAATCACCTGCCTAGCTGGCCGTaatagttaaaagtcatattAATTTGATGTATACACAATGTATTATATAAGAATATACACGATTATGTAGTGATTATACATTGATTAAGTATTAGTGATTATGCATTATTATACATTGATTATACAccaattaaattttatattttctgctAAAATAACTGAGGAGTATGACTCGATACGTTTGTTAGGTACATCCAGAGTGCTTGTGCAACATCTGGACAGGGGCTTTATGAAGGTCTTGATTGGCTATCACATAATATCACTGGCAAGGCAAGAACATTATGGTTTTTACATCTTTTCTCACCAAAAAAAGGTCTAgctaacttgaattttatttgGTTGAATCATAATTGCAGGCATAAATTCAGAGCTATATCCAGCTCAAGAAAATCTTGGTCTTGAAACCCAAACGCGTTGATTTTACAGAAGCTGTGGTTATAAGTATATTGTGATGCAAGTATCATTATTGTAAACTTTAGTGTTAAATCCCATATATTTGCTTATCTGTGTATGAATGAACTTTTCgctcataatttatatatatggtTGAAAAATTAAAGTCACTGGACTTCCCATAATGTGGACTATCGGGTAAATACAATATGATACAACACTCGTGGGGCTCAAGTCTTCTTTCTCCTTTTGAGGCTTATCCGAAAGAGAATCCAGTAATTCTTGATCGTGAATATCTAAACAGGTTATTTTATGATCAAGATTAATTATTTAGGAAGTTCATATCATCCACACACATAGTACTTTGATCtgagatttcaactcttttgagTTTTAGCAGTAACATATTTTTGCATAGAGCTAAGGCccaaaatttgaaagaaataaaatgtTTTAACGACTCTATCGCCAAATCAATTTTGGAGAGAGGTAGTTGTACATGACATGATGCAGCTCTAGCTTACTAAAGACATGGCTTTAGATAGGAGTGTATGGAAGTcgcggattaggatagaagaGCAGTAGGTAGTTGAGTTTTGACTCGCTTTTTGGCGGGTCTAGGCTTGGTGGGAGCCTAGGTGCACTGTATTTATTATAATACTAGTCTTATACATGTATTTCCTTTTTTAGTTACCGCaatatttcattgttgttgttgttgttgtttcattTCTCTGTATGCGTTGTAATGCCTTATTAATTGACATGTTTTCTCCACTGACATATTGTTTTTCATAAATACTTTGATCTGTTGCACTTGAGTCGAGGATCTCCgggaacaacctctctacctccacagAGATAGAGGATGTCTGCGTGACCGTATTTTTTCTGGCTAAGGAAGATCAATGATACTATACGTTTACTGAGTTAAAATGCTACACGAGCTAATGGTTGTGGTTTAGGGAATAAATTTGAGAAACTAGTAGCATACCTTTATAATCAATAATGCATGAAACTTCATGATGTATCCAATGAAATTGATGGgttggattttttttaatttgtaattcAAGAACTCCTACCTGAAGCCTTAAACAGCCTTAAACCAAAGAAGGCCCATACAGCCACCCATTTTTACATCAATTGTCTGCTGAGTATGTTTTATTTAAACCCAGGCCATTTCTGTGAGCTGTCTTATTGACCTAACTATAAACTACCTTAGGAACAAGAATAAGGGGCAGTTATTGACCACCAATGATTGCAATGCAATGCATAAATGTCAAACTGAGACATAAATCTAACGGAAGCTGCTAAATCATTTATTTCCATAATGTCATACTAAATGAAAATTTAATGTGGCCTAAAATCTAACTTGGCCAAACCTACTAACTTCCGGTATCCAATCCAATTTAGAAACATCAAATTGGATGACACGAGACTCTACCTTAGACGCGCTAAGATCAAGTCAGACTTCAATAAACATGTCATAACATTTCTGCAGCAGGCCTGTAATATCTAAGAACATGACCCAGCATAAATCTAAGCCAGTTCCTTTGAGTTCGCCTGCCGATTAGACACGTCTATCTACTATAATCGAAGATTAGACACGTCTATCTACTATAATCGAATGTAACGATCAtctttaacaacaacaacatattgttttaagtttaatctagttctttttttcttctcttgtaCTTGCTGCTTGGACGCACAATTTAACACTGCATTGACGGAGTTAGGAATTTAGTTGGTGAATTCAAA comes from Capsicum annuum cultivar UCD-10X-F1 chromosome 2, UCD10Xv1.1, whole genome shotgun sequence and encodes:
- the LOC107860241 gene encoding probable LRR receptor-like serine/threonine-protein kinase At4g37250 — translated: MKFQIFNLHSWWWRILVFLFLFGFQASGLNTDGVLLLTFKYNILSDPLSVLQNWNSWDETPCSWKGVACGNPNASDPNLRVTNLSLPNAQLLGSIPSSLGMIQYLTNLDLSNNSINGSIPLTLFSAPELQRLDFSNNRISGELPEIVGRLKNLQFLNLSGNSLAGNLPANLTRLRNLTVVSLKDNYFFGAVPFGFNSVEVLDLSSNLINGSLPPNFGGRNLRYFNVSFNRLSGDIPPEFASNIPPNATLDLSYNNFSGAIPESSVFINQSRKSFYGNPELCGAPLKNLCPIPSTRTTLPGSSEPTSSPAIAAIPKTIDSNRAAESADSASGSSKEGKSGLKTGTIIGIIAGDIAAVVVLALIFMYVYRAKKKKKNIENSIKQEAETAKDFDWASSASSEEYNWLRSWTCLRKQRQGDGDELSEASSSESEESEEKSQLGHQQNHVNTTEQKTGELVTVDGERELELETLLKASAYILGASGSSIMYKAVLEDGTTLAVRRIGESGMERFKDFENQVKIIAKLVHPNLVKIRGFYWGAEEKLVIYDFVPNGSLANARYRKAGSSPCHVPWVIRLKIAKGVARGLAYIHEKKHVHGNLKPSNILLGADMEPKIGDFGIERLVTGDSSHKTYGSARNFGSKRSTASRESFQDFTSGPTPSPSPSALGISPYHAPESLRSLKPNPKWDVFSFGVVLLELLTGKVIVTDEMGPAAVIGAATSGGEEKSKVLRLADVAIRADVEGKEDALLALMKVGYSCISPTPQKRPGMRDVVQALEKFPTNLTTSPYYYGP
- the LOC107860243 gene encoding uncharacterized protein LOC107860243, giving the protein MASSPKQVGEQRARSFDFEAKRMCWAKAETVPSRHPERWRKDSAGNIVCKRLFNCQGCLCFEYDHIIPFSKGGESIAENCQILQTRVNRLKSNKDEIDISRLKSYSCDIKFTDKELDLIEMAVYGDVIRPGKQCRCRTVAEVLGQYKSKDGAAPCKLPYADESL
- the LOC107860242 gene encoding microtubule-associated protein RP/EB family member 1C, encoding MAAHIGMMDGAYFVGRSEILSWINSTLHLSLSKVEEACSGAVHCQLMDAAHPGLVPMHKVNFDAKNEYEMIQNYKVLQDVFTKLKITKHIEVSKLVKGRPLDNLEFMQWMKRYCDSVNRGNIHNYNALERREGSKGAKEVNKRSAPSQNATKNASTASKHVPHNTRRNDVPHVSSTSLSGKISRPSSSGGTSTYSETERTAHEQQITELKLSVDSLEKERDFYFSKLRDIEMLCQCPEIENLPVVEAVKRILYAMDDDASLVDTEAMISEQHQQVETLSCTSEEAEERLRVDTQKRKNIVNIDVDLAASNTLSPRQRISDASDVHCSGSLVTY
- the LOC107860244 gene encoding ADP-ribosylation factor 2-B codes for the protein MGLSISKFVKMLFAKKDMRILMVGLDAAGKTTILYKLKLGEIVNTIPTIGFNVETVEYKNSSFTVWDVGGQDKIRPLWRHYFQNTQGLIFVVDSNDRDRISEARDELHRMINEEELRGATILVFANKQDLPNAMNVAEITDKLGLHSLRQRRWYIQSACATSGQGLYEGLDWLSHNITGKA